The proteins below come from a single Papaver somniferum cultivar HN1 chromosome 11, ASM357369v1, whole genome shotgun sequence genomic window:
- the LOC113322142 gene encoding uncharacterized protein LOC113322142 isoform X5 encodes MTKASASASASAMSRVRAKRVPTQQEIDALDRATKFMKSLPDFIESCFCKALERTHLVTRSTFPIPKHFQETITRPNEETVTQQNEETVTQKDEETVTHEEIVTLKDEEGGKYIVKYKYKSKSFQGGWSGFVKNQDLRVGDAVVFNQIDRFVFDVYMFRARDKSENVVCQHQCKSKCAADKASTSTSFTEARESICPEAMSLRTELEELKQKLLEMAQDRDRLLLQVNSLSYAVKYNGESSVQESKNLLIKTLERDLADVRGKLQVSSKKNMEVQSELESRNKLVDTLKKELVEAEKLRIKLQNKILELKGNIRVFCRVRPPVHDDGKQIKISYPKSVEEKGHAIHLSKNAKH; translated from the exons ATGACAAAAGCATCAGCATCAGCATCAGCATCAGCAATGAGTCGTGTAAGAGCAAAGAGAGTTCCTACCCAACAAGAAATAGATGCACTGGACCGTGCCACTAAATTCATGAAATCGCTACCTGACTTTATAGAAAGCTGTTTTTGTAAGGCGCTAGAGCGAACTCATTTGGTGACACGCtcaactttt CCTATACCAAAGCATTTCCAAGAGACGATCACACGACCAAACGAAGAGACGGTCACACAACAAAACGAAGAGACGGTCACACAAAAAGACGAAGAGACGGTCACACACGAAGAGATTGTCACACTTAAAGATGAAGAAGGTGGAAAGTATATAGTCAAGTATAAGTACAAATCTAAAAGTTTTCAAGGTGGATGGTCTGGTTTTGTCAAGAACCAAGACTTACGGGTTGGTGATGCCGTGGTCTTCAACCAAATAGACAGATTTGTTTTTGATGTTTACATGTTCCGTGCTAGAGACAAATCAGAAAATGTGGTTTGTCAGCACCAATGTAAGAGCAAATGTGCTGCTGATAAG GCCTCTACCTCTACTTCTTTTACTGAGGCGAGGGAATCCATTTGTCCTGAAGctatgagtctgaggacagagTTGGAAGAGCTGAAACAAAAATTACTAGAGATGGCTCAAGATCGAGACCGCCTGCTGTTACAAGTTAACAGTTTATCATATGCTGTCAAGTACAATGGCGAATCATCTGTACAG GAGTCGAAAAATTTACTGATTAAGACATTGGAGCGTGATCTAGCTGATGTCAGAGGAAAATTGCAG GTATCTTCCAAGAAAAATATGGAGGTACAGTCTGAACTGGAGTCACGAAATAAGCTTGTGGACACCCTCAAAAAAGAGCTTGTTGAGGCAGAGAAGCTAAGAATAAAGCTTCAAAACAAGATATTG GAACTCAAAGGAAACATTCGTGTTTTCTGCAGGGTACGACCTCCTGTACATGATGAtggtaaacaaataaaaatctcatATCCCAAATCAGTGGAAGAGAAAGGCCACGCCATCCATTTGTCCAAAAATG CCAAACATTGA
- the LOC113322142 gene encoding uncharacterized protein LOC113322142 isoform X4 gives MTKASASASASAMSRVRAKRVPTQQEIDALDRATKFMKSLPDFIESCFCKALERTHLVTRSTFPIPKHFQETITRPNEETVTQQNEETVTQKDEETVTHEEIVTLKDEEGGKYIVKYKYKSKSFQGGWSGFVKNQDLRVGDAVVFNQIDRFVFDVYMFRARDKSENVVCQHQCKSKCAADKASTSTSFTEARESICPEAMSLRTELEELKQKLLEMAQDRDRLLLQVNSLSYAVKYNGESSVQESKNLLIKTLERDLADVRGKLQVSSKKNMEVQSELESRNKLVDTLKKELVEAEKLRIKLQNKILELKGNIRVFCRVRPPVHDDGKQIKISYPKSVEEKGHAIHLSKNAYLKKIWFM, from the exons ATGACAAAAGCATCAGCATCAGCATCAGCATCAGCAATGAGTCGTGTAAGAGCAAAGAGAGTTCCTACCCAACAAGAAATAGATGCACTGGACCGTGCCACTAAATTCATGAAATCGCTACCTGACTTTATAGAAAGCTGTTTTTGTAAGGCGCTAGAGCGAACTCATTTGGTGACACGCtcaactttt CCTATACCAAAGCATTTCCAAGAGACGATCACACGACCAAACGAAGAGACGGTCACACAACAAAACGAAGAGACGGTCACACAAAAAGACGAAGAGACGGTCACACACGAAGAGATTGTCACACTTAAAGATGAAGAAGGTGGAAAGTATATAGTCAAGTATAAGTACAAATCTAAAAGTTTTCAAGGTGGATGGTCTGGTTTTGTCAAGAACCAAGACTTACGGGTTGGTGATGCCGTGGTCTTCAACCAAATAGACAGATTTGTTTTTGATGTTTACATGTTCCGTGCTAGAGACAAATCAGAAAATGTGGTTTGTCAGCACCAATGTAAGAGCAAATGTGCTGCTGATAAG GCCTCTACCTCTACTTCTTTTACTGAGGCGAGGGAATCCATTTGTCCTGAAGctatgagtctgaggacagagTTGGAAGAGCTGAAACAAAAATTACTAGAGATGGCTCAAGATCGAGACCGCCTGCTGTTACAAGTTAACAGTTTATCATATGCTGTCAAGTACAATGGCGAATCATCTGTACAG GAGTCGAAAAATTTACTGATTAAGACATTGGAGCGTGATCTAGCTGATGTCAGAGGAAAATTGCAG GTATCTTCCAAGAAAAATATGGAGGTACAGTCTGAACTGGAGTCACGAAATAAGCTTGTGGACACCCTCAAAAAAGAGCTTGTTGAGGCAGAGAAGCTAAGAATAAAGCTTCAAAACAAGATATTG GAACTCAAAGGAAACATTCGTGTTTTCTGCAGGGTACGACCTCCTGTACATGATGAtggtaaacaaataaaaatctcatATCCCAAATCAGTGGAAGAGAAAGGCCACGCCATCCATTTGTCCAAAAATG CATATTTGAAGAAAATTTGGTTCATGTGA
- the LOC113322142 gene encoding uncharacterized protein LOC113322142 isoform X3, with translation MTKASASASASAMSRVRAKRVPTQQEIDALDRATKFMKSLPDFIESCFCKALERTHLVTRSTFPIPKHFQETITRPNEETVTQQNEETVTQKDEETVTHEEIVTLKDEEGGKYIVKYKYKSKSFQGGWSGFVKNQDLRVGDAVVFNQIDRFVFDVYMFRARDKSENVVCQHQCKSKCAADKASTSTSFTEARESICPEAMSLRTELEELKQKLLEMAQDRDRLLLQVNSLSYAVKYNGESSVQESKNLLIKTLERDLADVRGKLQVSSKKNMEVQSELESRNKLVDTLKKELVEAEKLRIKLQNKILELKGNIRVFCRVRPPVHDDGKQIKISYPKSVEEKGHAIHLSKNVSHVSESDGCGAKGDPW, from the exons ATGACAAAAGCATCAGCATCAGCATCAGCATCAGCAATGAGTCGTGTAAGAGCAAAGAGAGTTCCTACCCAACAAGAAATAGATGCACTGGACCGTGCCACTAAATTCATGAAATCGCTACCTGACTTTATAGAAAGCTGTTTTTGTAAGGCGCTAGAGCGAACTCATTTGGTGACACGCtcaactttt CCTATACCAAAGCATTTCCAAGAGACGATCACACGACCAAACGAAGAGACGGTCACACAACAAAACGAAGAGACGGTCACACAAAAAGACGAAGAGACGGTCACACACGAAGAGATTGTCACACTTAAAGATGAAGAAGGTGGAAAGTATATAGTCAAGTATAAGTACAAATCTAAAAGTTTTCAAGGTGGATGGTCTGGTTTTGTCAAGAACCAAGACTTACGGGTTGGTGATGCCGTGGTCTTCAACCAAATAGACAGATTTGTTTTTGATGTTTACATGTTCCGTGCTAGAGACAAATCAGAAAATGTGGTTTGTCAGCACCAATGTAAGAGCAAATGTGCTGCTGATAAG GCCTCTACCTCTACTTCTTTTACTGAGGCGAGGGAATCCATTTGTCCTGAAGctatgagtctgaggacagagTTGGAAGAGCTGAAACAAAAATTACTAGAGATGGCTCAAGATCGAGACCGCCTGCTGTTACAAGTTAACAGTTTATCATATGCTGTCAAGTACAATGGCGAATCATCTGTACAG GAGTCGAAAAATTTACTGATTAAGACATTGGAGCGTGATCTAGCTGATGTCAGAGGAAAATTGCAG GTATCTTCCAAGAAAAATATGGAGGTACAGTCTGAACTGGAGTCACGAAATAAGCTTGTGGACACCCTCAAAAAAGAGCTTGTTGAGGCAGAGAAGCTAAGAATAAAGCTTCAAAACAAGATATTG GAACTCAAAGGAAACATTCGTGTTTTCTGCAGGGTACGACCTCCTGTACATGATGAtggtaaacaaataaaaatctcatATCCCAAATCAGTGGAAGAGAAAGGCCACGCCATCCATTTGTCCAAAAATG